One genomic region from uncultured Cohaesibacter sp. encodes:
- a CDS encoding HAD-IA family hydrolase: MQPLDLNRIECLIFDLDGTLVDSELLCLQAYCDTVPDLDWDANYIAAHFRGNKLNHIVEQIEKHIGRSLPENFEEIYRAHVAVLFDESLQPFPDAEETILALPYPRGIASAGPLKKMRHSLGLTGLLKHFEPNLFSSYVVQSWKPEPDLFLHAAKTMGFAPEACLVIEDSTVGIEAARRAGMQYLLHCPDGHEAPAGYDGPSFRRYADFPLLPK, translated from the coding sequence ATGCAGCCTCTGGACCTCAACCGGATCGAATGTCTGATTTTCGATCTTGATGGCACTCTCGTGGACAGTGAGCTGCTCTGCCTTCAGGCCTATTGCGACACCGTGCCGGATCTCGACTGGGACGCCAACTATATCGCGGCCCATTTCAGGGGCAACAAGCTCAATCACATCGTCGAGCAGATCGAAAAGCACATCGGACGCTCGCTGCCGGAGAATTTCGAGGAGATCTATCGGGCTCATGTTGCGGTGCTGTTTGACGAGAGCCTTCAGCCCTTTCCCGATGCGGAAGAGACCATCCTCGCTCTACCCTACCCCCGCGGCATTGCTTCCGCCGGTCCGCTCAAGAAGATGCGTCACTCGCTAGGACTGACCGGGCTTCTGAAGCATTTCGAGCCCAATCTCTTCAGCTCCTACGTGGTGCAGAGCTGGAAGCCGGAGCCGGATCTCTTTCTTCATGCAGCCAAGACCATGGGATTTGCGCCCGAGGCCTGTCTCGTGATCGAGGACAGCACGGTGGGGATTGAAGCGGCCAGACGCGCCGGGATGCAATATCTGCTGCATTGCCCGGACGGCCATGAAGCACCGGCTGGTTATGACGGCCCGTCCTTCCGGCGCTATGCGGACTTCCCGCTTTTGCCGAAGTAA
- a CDS encoding glutaminase has product MTRELSKDYLDQLVADVQALAAEDQSLWGEPASYIPELAHIDPAQFAISVALENGEILSAGDCDVPFSIQSISKVFTLSIALGRVGDGLWRRVGREPSGNPFDSVMKLEQEQGKPRNPFINAGAIVTTDALLSGHAPKEALSEIIHFVRAAAEDDDIHINKTVAASEKATGYRNLALAHYLRSYGNLENEPDFTLGVYYHQCAIEMTTIQLARAGRYLASLSDVPRLITPAKVRSLNALMMTCGQYDGSGEFAFRVGLPSKSGVGGGLLVIAPHKGAIAIWSPGLDGRGNSLMGTWAAERFSRDLGWGVF; this is encoded by the coding sequence ATGACGAGAGAGCTTAGCAAGGACTATCTGGACCAATTGGTCGCCGATGTCCAAGCCCTTGCTGCCGAGGATCAATCCCTGTGGGGAGAGCCCGCCAGCTACATTCCCGAACTGGCGCATATCGATCCGGCCCAGTTCGCGATTTCGGTGGCGCTGGAGAATGGCGAGATCCTGAGCGCCGGAGATTGCGATGTACCTTTTTCGATCCAGTCGATCTCCAAGGTGTTCACGCTGTCGATTGCCCTTGGTCGCGTGGGCGATGGTCTCTGGCGTCGGGTCGGTCGCGAGCCGTCCGGCAATCCGTTCGACTCGGTCATGAAGCTCGAACAGGAGCAGGGCAAACCGCGCAACCCCTTCATCAATGCCGGTGCCATTGTCACCACCGATGCACTGCTCTCGGGCCATGCCCCCAAGGAGGCTCTGTCGGAGATCATCCACTTCGTTCGCGCCGCCGCCGAGGATGACGACATCCACATCAACAAGACCGTGGCCGCTTCCGAGAAGGCGACCGGTTATCGCAATCTGGCCCTTGCCCACTATCTCAGATCCTACGGCAATCTCGAGAATGAACCGGACTTCACACTGGGGGTCTATTACCACCAGTGCGCCATCGAAATGACGACCATCCAGCTCGCAAGGGCAGGGCGCTATCTCGCCAGCCTCAGCGATGTGCCAAGGCTCATCACCCCCGCCAAGGTCCGCTCGCTCAACGCGTTGATGATGACCTGCGGGCAGTATGACGGATCGGGTGAATTCGCCTTCCGGGTGGGCCTGCCGTCAAAGTCCGGCGTCGGGGGAGGGCTGCTCGTGATCGCCCCTCACAAGGGAGCGATTGCCATCTGGTCACCCGGTCTTGATGGCCGCGGCAACTCGCTGATGGGCACGTGGGCGGCAGAACGATTCTCCCGCGATCTTGGCTGGGGCGTCTTCTGA
- a CDS encoding GNAT family N-acetyltransferase codes for MSAPHPLRFTRLSRISVEELLSHMSDPRVAEHMPLMPESWALESIQDFVAAKEACWHRDSLGHWAFLWDGVYIGWGGFQLEAGEWDYGLVLRPEHFGKGMAITRQALAFAKSDERIDFVTFLLPPTRLRLGALKRLGARQVGSVTYDGQEFRKFRLETV; via the coding sequence ATGTCTGCACCCCATCCGCTTCGTTTCACCCGCCTCTCCCGGATCAGCGTCGAAGAGCTTCTCTCGCACATGTCCGACCCCCGTGTTGCAGAGCATATGCCCCTGATGCCGGAAAGCTGGGCCCTCGAATCCATCCAAGACTTTGTTGCCGCCAAGGAAGCCTGTTGGCATCGGGACAGTCTCGGGCATTGGGCCTTCCTGTGGGATGGGGTCTATATCGGTTGGGGCGGCTTTCAGCTCGAAGCGGGGGAATGGGATTATGGCCTCGTGCTCAGGCCCGAGCATTTCGGCAAGGGTATGGCCATCACACGGCAGGCACTGGCTTTTGCCAAGAGCGACGAACGGATAGACTTCGTCACCTTCCTCTTACCGCCGACCCGTTTGCGCCTAGGGGCCCTCAAGCGACTTGGTGCACGGCAGGTCGGTTCCGTCACTTATGACGGACAGGAGTTTCGCAAGTTCCGGCTTGAGACAGTCTGA
- a CDS encoding crosslink repair DNA glycosylase YcaQ family protein, translated as MTLQSLNQRQARRIALKSQGFLPQLRSVKRHDRRHLETVFGQVGLLQIDSVNVLDRAHYLTLFARLGAYDRTLIDRSAHAVGRQGALDDKRKRYFEYWAHEASILPAELYPALRWRMDRAARHEGLWGNVARFARENPDRVEEIYRDIEARGPVCVSDLEKRGKRAGSWWGWDDSKLALEFLFWSGRITSAGRKAFTRYYDLPERVLPEAALSAPALSSFEAHRLLMDIGARCHGIGTEKCFRDYFRLATGDARPAFEALIEDGVLEPVEVEGWSAKTYKHRDAELPARATCQALLAPFDSLIWQRERAESLFGFRYRIEIYVPKEKRQHGYYVLPFLMGDQLVARLDLKANRQEGVLEVFAAHGEERIDRGKVATALASELRLMAGWMGLQSIRVHEAGDLAAELSLEVSAL; from the coding sequence ATGACACTTCAGAGTCTCAACCAACGACAAGCCCGCCGAATCGCCCTGAAGTCTCAGGGTTTTTTGCCGCAATTGCGCAGTGTGAAACGCCACGACCGGCGACATCTCGAAACGGTATTCGGTCAGGTGGGGCTTTTGCAGATCGACTCAGTGAATGTGTTGGACCGGGCCCATTATCTCACCCTGTTCGCCCGGCTTGGTGCCTATGATCGCACGCTCATTGATCGCTCCGCCCATGCGGTTGGCCGCCAGGGTGCGCTGGACGACAAGCGCAAGCGCTATTTCGAATATTGGGCCCATGAGGCATCGATCCTGCCTGCCGAGCTCTATCCGGCGCTGCGCTGGCGGATGGATCGGGCCGCCCGTCATGAAGGTCTGTGGGGCAATGTCGCACGCTTTGCGCGGGAGAACCCTGACCGGGTGGAAGAGATCTATCGCGACATCGAAGCGCGCGGGCCCGTCTGCGTGTCGGATCTCGAGAAACGGGGAAAGAGGGCAGGCTCCTGGTGGGGATGGGACGACAGCAAGCTGGCGCTGGAATTCCTGTTCTGGTCGGGCCGGATCACGTCTGCGGGCAGGAAGGCCTTCACCAGATATTATGACCTGCCGGAGCGGGTGTTGCCTGAAGCGGCTCTTTCGGCTCCGGCCCTATCGAGCTTTGAGGCCCACAGGTTGCTCATGGACATCGGAGCCCGATGCCATGGCATCGGAACGGAGAAATGCTTTCGCGACTACTTCCGCCTTGCCACCGGCGATGCAAGACCGGCCTTCGAAGCGCTCATCGAGGACGGCGTCCTTGAACCGGTCGAGGTCGAGGGATGGTCGGCAAAGACCTACAAGCACCGGGATGCGGAGCTGCCAGCACGCGCAACCTGTCAGGCTCTTCTGGCGCCGTTCGATTCGCTCATCTGGCAACGCGAACGAGCCGAAAGCCTCTTCGGCTTCCGCTATCGTATCGAGATCTATGTTCCCAAGGAGAAGCGGCAACACGGCTATTATGTTCTGCCGTTCCTGATGGGGGACCAGCTTGTCGCCCGGCTTGATCTCAAGGCAAACCGTCAGGAAGGTGTGCTTGAGGTCTTCGCTGCTCACGGCGAGGAACGAATCGACAGAGGCAAGGTAGCAACGGCCCTCGCTTCTGAACTCCGTTTGATGGCAGGCTGGATGGGCCTTCAGTCCATCCGCGTGCACGAGGCAGGCGATCTGGCGGCAGAGCTGAGCCTTGAGGTCTCGGCGCTCTAG
- a CDS encoding cytochrome b/b6 domain-containing protein: MNSPLLETGADAMTCAPNRYGRIARLLHWSSAVLIVVLIGSGFGAAFSNEAASKMTALRVHLPVAFLVFVLTIIRLVWWRIDKKPAPISGGPAWQRVAADWTHRALYLALIVMLGSGIALSLMTSLPPALFGGAAMPDLSGLAPRIAHGIAGLVLVALIILHLAASLYHQFIVRDETLARMWPGRD, encoded by the coding sequence ATGAATTCTCCCCTTCTTGAAACGGGGGCAGACGCGATGACGTGCGCCCCGAACCGATATGGCCGGATCGCAAGACTTCTGCACTGGTCAAGCGCTGTGCTCATTGTTGTTCTGATCGGAAGTGGCTTCGGTGCAGCCTTCAGCAACGAAGCGGCCAGCAAGATGACCGCACTGAGGGTGCATTTGCCCGTCGCGTTCCTCGTCTTTGTTCTGACCATCATCCGGCTTGTCTGGTGGCGGATTGACAAGAAACCTGCGCCGATTTCGGGTGGTCCGGCATGGCAAAGGGTCGCGGCGGACTGGACACACCGCGCCCTTTATCTGGCCTTGATTGTCATGTTGGGAAGCGGGATTGCCCTGTCGCTGATGACATCCCTGCCACCGGCGCTGTTCGGAGGCGCAGCCATGCCTGATTTGTCAGGACTGGCCCCGAGGATCGCGCACGGAATTGCCGGGCTCGTTCTGGTCGCCCTCATCATCCTGCATCTGGCGGCAAGCCTCTACCACCAGTTCATTGTCAGGGATGAAACGCTCGCTCGCATGTGGCCCGGCAGAGACTAG
- a CDS encoding J domain-containing protein — MRDPYSVLGVSKTASEREIKSAFRKLAKQYHPDQNKNDPKAQEKFSEVNQAYEIVGDKEKRGKFDRGEIDAEGKERFQGFGGGHPFGGGGGAGNPFGNQTGGPFGGGAAEDILNEIFGNMGGGGRGRGRGSGNPFGAGAGAGQDPFGGAQQRARPQKGQDAEAKLSVTLEDLVSDEKRRVHLPTGKTLDMRVPKGVKDGQTIRMKGQGFETINGPAGDALVTIEILPHRLFQVEDQNIRLELPLTLYEAVLGAKIRVPTLEGKVEVRIPAGMSSGKSLRLKGKGLPDRDGNRGDLLVTAKIVLPEGSDPGLRNLMEDWQDTRPYRPRGPEFG; from the coding sequence ATGAGAGATCCATACAGCGTACTTGGGGTGTCCAAGACCGCCAGCGAGCGCGAGATCAAGAGCGCGTTCAGAAAGCTGGCCAAGCAGTATCACCCCGACCAGAACAAGAACGATCCCAAGGCACAGGAAAAATTCTCCGAGGTCAATCAGGCCTACGAGATTGTCGGTGACAAGGAAAAGCGCGGCAAGTTCGACCGTGGCGAGATTGACGCCGAAGGCAAGGAACGCTTCCAAGGCTTTGGTGGTGGACATCCGTTTGGCGGTGGTGGCGGAGCGGGCAATCCGTTCGGCAACCAGACCGGTGGACCGTTCGGTGGCGGCGCCGCAGAAGACATTCTCAACGAGATCTTTGGCAACATGGGTGGCGGCGGTCGCGGTCGTGGACGCGGCAGCGGCAACCCCTTTGGTGCAGGTGCCGGAGCCGGACAGGATCCATTCGGCGGAGCCCAGCAGCGTGCCCGCCCGCAGAAGGGTCAGGATGCTGAAGCCAAGCTCAGCGTCACGCTCGAAGACCTCGTCTCGGACGAGAAGCGCCGGGTCCATCTGCCTACCGGCAAGACCCTCGATATGCGCGTCCCCAAGGGCGTCAAGGACGGCCAGACCATCCGCATGAAGGGGCAGGGCTTCGAGACGATCAACGGCCCGGCCGGGGATGCGCTCGTGACCATCGAAATCCTTCCGCACCGGCTGTTTCAGGTCGAAGACCAAAACATCCGTCTGGAGCTGCCGCTGACGCTTTACGAGGCCGTGCTCGGCGCCAAGATCCGTGTCCCGACCCTTGAAGGCAAGGTGGAGGTCAGGATCCCGGCTGGCATGAGTTCGGGCAAGAGCCTGCGCCTGAAGGGCAAGGGCCTTCCGGATCGTGACGGCAACCGCGGCGACCTCTTGGTCACCGCCAAGATCGTCCTGCCCGAAGGCTCGGACCCCGGTCTGCGCAATCTGATGGAAGACTGGCAGGACACGCGCCCCTATCGTCCGCGCGGGCCGGAATTTGGCTAA
- a CDS encoding M20/M25/M40 family metallo-hydrolase: MNIDLLRRLCETPGVPGREHRVRALIEQEIEGLFDETYVDPMGSLICTRYPTAELDEDTAAKRVLLLCHMDEIGFLVSHVTDKGFIHIDPVGGFDPRTLFARRVLVCTNQGDFKGVMNAGGKALHISSPEERKKIPEVTDFVVDLGLGEETKDKVQVGDFIVMDEPLLDLGQKVVSKALDNRIACWLGIEAIRQLAASGEKHAFEIVVAFTAQEEVGLRGARTASFGVAPDIAFGVDTTLSCDTPGTPEKDTVTTQGKGFGLHIKDGSFIADIDLVEELEALAKEKGIPSQRTILARGGQDGAAGQQSGSGAKAVGVVVGTRYIHTIAEMIDKTDLEAARDILASYLATK; the protein is encoded by the coding sequence ATGAACATCGATCTTCTCCGCCGTCTTTGTGAAACACCGGGCGTTCCGGGGCGCGAGCATCGGGTGCGCGCACTGATCGAACAGGAAATCGAAGGCCTGTTCGACGAGACATATGTCGACCCGATGGGATCGCTCATCTGCACCCGTTATCCGACTGCTGAGCTGGATGAAGACACAGCAGCCAAGCGCGTTCTGCTGCTCTGCCACATGGACGAGATCGGCTTTCTCGTCAGCCACGTCACCGACAAGGGTTTCATCCACATCGACCCGGTCGGCGGCTTTGACCCGCGCACCCTGTTCGCCCGGCGCGTGCTCGTCTGCACCAATCAGGGTGACTTCAAGGGCGTGATGAATGCCGGCGGCAAGGCGCTGCACATCTCCTCCCCCGAAGAGCGCAAGAAGATTCCGGAAGTCACCGACTTCGTCGTCGATCTCGGGCTGGGTGAAGAAACCAAGGACAAGGTCCAGGTTGGTGACTTCATCGTCATGGACGAGCCGCTGCTCGATCTGGGACAGAAGGTCGTCTCCAAGGCGCTCGACAACCGCATCGCCTGCTGGCTTGGTATCGAGGCCATTCGTCAGCTCGCCGCTTCGGGCGAGAAGCATGCCTTCGAGATCGTTGTTGCCTTCACCGCACAGGAAGAGGTTGGTCTTCGCGGTGCCCGCACCGCATCCTTCGGGGTCGCTCCGGACATCGCCTTTGGCGTCGATACCACCCTCTCCTGCGACACGCCGGGCACCCCTGAAAAGGACACAGTGACGACGCAAGGCAAGGGCTTTGGTCTTCACATCAAGGACGGCTCTTTCATCGCCGACATCGATCTGGTCGAAGAGCTCGAAGCCCTCGCCAAGGAAAAAGGTATCCCCTCCCAGCGCACGATTCTTGCCCGTGGTGGTCAGGACGGCGCGGCCGGTCAGCAGTCCGGATCAGGGGCCAAGGCGGTGGGTGTCGTCGTCGGCACACGCTATATCCACACCATTGCCGAGATGATCGACAAGACCGATCTGGAAGCTGCCCGAGATATCCTAGCATCCTATCTCGCGACCAAGTAA
- a CDS encoding LrgB family protein: MMLSLFAELSVSPLFHLTLTIGAYLISLAIYRRAGMTPLLNPVLIAIVIVVSVLLLTGISYRSYFLGAQFLHFLLGPATVSLAIPLYRNFGKVRRAAFAILVSLMTGSAVAASSAVVIAWVLGGSEQSYISLAPKSVTAPVAMGITEVLGGSPSLTAVLVIITGIIGAVLGPYVLNLVGVKDWAARGLAMGTASHGIGTARALQVNDEAGAFSGLAMGLNALITAILLPIIWFWLF; the protein is encoded by the coding sequence ATGATGCTATCCCTGTTTGCCGAGCTCAGCGTCAGCCCGCTGTTTCATCTCACGCTGACCATCGGGGCCTATCTCATCAGCCTTGCCATCTACCGCCGCGCGGGGATGACACCGCTGCTCAACCCGGTGCTGATAGCTATCGTGATTGTCGTCTCGGTACTGCTGCTGACCGGGATCTCCTATCGCTCTTATTTCCTCGGCGCACAGTTTCTGCATTTCCTTCTGGGGCCTGCAACGGTTTCCCTTGCGATACCGCTCTACCGTAATTTCGGCAAGGTGCGTCGGGCAGCCTTTGCCATCCTCGTCAGCCTGATGACCGGTTCCGCCGTTGCTGCAAGCTCAGCCGTCGTCATCGCCTGGGTGCTTGGCGGGTCGGAACAATCCTATATTTCGCTGGCACCGAAGTCGGTCACGGCGCCGGTCGCCATGGGCATCACGGAAGTGCTCGGCGGCTCGCCTTCGCTGACGGCAGTGCTGGTGATCATTACGGGGATCATTGGAGCCGTTTTGGGGCCCTATGTGCTCAATCTGGTGGGCGTGAAGGACTGGGCCGCGCGGGGACTGGCCATGGGTACGGCCAGCCACGGCATCGGCACAGCGCGAGCGCTTCAGGTCAATGACGAAGCCGGAGCCTTCTCGGGCCTTGCCATGGGGCTGAATGCCCTCATAACGGCCATTCTGTTGCCGATCATCTGGTTCTGGCTTTTCTAG
- the dxs gene encoding 1-deoxy-D-xylulose-5-phosphate synthase, translating into MSVSKTPMLDGIKSTQDLRSLSLAELKALVNDVRTEMIDSVSVTGGHLGAGLGVVELTVALHHVFNTPHDRLIWDVGHQAYPHKILTGRRDRMRTLRQPKGLSGFTKRAESEYDPFGAGHSSTSISAGLGMQVASELKGEDRNVIAVIGDGAMSAGMAYEAMNNAGALDSRLIVVLNDNDMSIAPPTGAMSAYLARLISGKTFLSIRDAAKQLAYQLPRFFKEKAQQMDEFARAFVAGGTLFEELGFYYVGPIDGHNLEHLLPILKNVRDTDKGPILVHVVTQKGKGYVPAENATDKYHGVTKFDVVTGAQLKAPSNAPSYTKVFGQALAKAGAKDERIVAITAAMPSGTGVDIFEKEFPDRTFDVGIAEQHAVTFAAGMACEGYKPFCAIYSTFLQRAYDQIVHDVAIQNLPVRFPIDRAGFVGADGPTHSGSFDIGFMASLPNMVVMAASDEAELVHMVATAAAHDDGPIAFRYPRGEGVGVEMPEEGVPLEIGKGRIVREGSRVAILSLGTRLAESLKAAERLDGYGLSTTVADARFAKPLDKEMILKLAGTHDMLITIEEGAVGGFGSQVLHLLANEGALDGDLKIRSLTMIDNYVDHGKPTTMYADSNLDADGIVRTVFEALGKDLNEAIEAGELA; encoded by the coding sequence ATCAGCGTGTCCAAAACACCCATGCTCGACGGCATCAAGTCAACTCAGGATCTCCGCTCGCTTTCGCTCGCCGAGTTGAAGGCGCTTGTGAATGATGTTCGCACCGAGATGATCGATTCCGTGTCGGTGACCGGCGGCCATCTGGGTGCCGGGCTTGGCGTCGTTGAACTGACGGTGGCGCTGCATCATGTCTTCAACACCCCCCATGATCGCCTGATCTGGGATGTTGGCCATCAGGCCTATCCGCACAAGATCCTCACAGGTCGCCGCGACCGTATGCGCACCTTGCGCCAGCCAAAGGGGCTGAGCGGTTTCACCAAGCGTGCCGAAAGCGAATATGATCCCTTCGGAGCGGGTCATAGCTCCACATCCATCTCTGCCGGATTGGGCATGCAGGTGGCGTCCGAGCTGAAGGGCGAAGATCGCAATGTCATCGCCGTTATCGGCGATGGTGCGATGAGCGCCGGCATGGCCTATGAGGCAATGAACAATGCCGGCGCACTGGACAGCCGCCTGATTGTGGTTCTCAACGACAATGACATGTCGATTGCCCCCCCGACCGGTGCCATGAGTGCCTATCTGGCGCGCCTCATTTCCGGCAAGACTTTCCTGTCGATCAGAGACGCTGCCAAACAGCTGGCTTACCAGCTGCCGCGCTTCTTCAAGGAAAAGGCGCAGCAGATGGACGAGTTCGCCCGAGCCTTCGTGGCCGGAGGAACCCTGTTCGAGGAACTCGGCTTCTATTATGTCGGCCCGATCGATGGTCACAATCTCGAGCATCTGCTGCCGATCCTGAAAAATGTACGCGACACGGACAAGGGCCCGATTCTTGTTCATGTGGTCACCCAGAAGGGCAAGGGCTACGTCCCGGCCGAGAATGCAACGGACAAATACCACGGCGTGACGAAATTCGACGTCGTCACCGGCGCCCAGCTCAAGGCCCCGAGCAACGCTCCGAGCTACACCAAGGTATTCGGGCAGGCGCTCGCCAAGGCAGGAGCCAAGGATGAGCGCATCGTCGCCATCACCGCCGCGATGCCATCGGGCACCGGGGTCGATATCTTTGAGAAGGAATTCCCCGACCGCACCTTCGACGTCGGGATCGCCGAGCAGCACGCAGTGACTTTTGCCGCTGGCATGGCCTGCGAAGGCTACAAACCCTTCTGCGCCATCTATTCGACTTTCCTGCAGCGCGCCTATGACCAGATCGTGCATGATGTGGCGATCCAGAATCTGCCGGTCCGCTTCCCCATCGACCGGGCCGGGTTTGTCGGTGCGGATGGCCCCACCCATTCGGGCAGCTTCGACATCGGCTTCATGGCTTCGCTACCCAACATGGTCGTGATGGCCGCCAGCGACGAGGCCGAACTGGTCCACATGGTCGCGACGGCCGCTGCCCATGATGATGGTCCCATCGCTTTCCGCTATCCGCGCGGCGAGGGTGTCGGGGTGGAGATGCCCGAAGAGGGCGTGCCACTCGAAATCGGCAAGGGTCGCATCGTCAGGGAAGGGAGTCGCGTTGCCATTCTCTCACTCGGCACCCGTTTGGCCGAAAGCCTGAAGGCGGCCGAGCGTCTTGATGGCTATGGTCTCAGCACCACGGTCGCCGATGCCCGTTTTGCCAAGCCGCTCGACAAGGAGATGATCCTGAAGTTGGCTGGCACCCATGACATGCTGATCACTATTGAAGAAGGTGCCGTTGGTGGCTTCGGCTCTCAGGTGCTGCATTTGCTGGCGAACGAAGGAGCGTTGGATGGCGATCTCAAGATCCGCTCCCTCACCATGATCGACAATTATGTCGATCATGGCAAGCCAACGACCATGTATGCGGACAGCAACCTCGACGCCGACGGCATTGTCCGCACCGTCTTCGAGGCGCTGGGCAAGGATCTCAACGAAGCCATCGAGGCAGGCGAACTGGCCTGA
- a CDS encoding MarR family winged helix-turn-helix transcriptional regulator: MSTKSLEPPRSLGRMLNFTASAVNATSNRMLEPHGLSLAQWVVLSALWRHGDLSVKELSGYTGNAPPATSRIVDRMIAADLLVRVTDPKDRRAVTVGLTAKGKGLRHLETFFEDVNSMFLQGFSEEETVTLFSLLNRIEANGKKHDASDD; the protein is encoded by the coding sequence ATGTCAACTAAATCATTGGAGCCACCCAGATCGCTGGGGCGCATGCTCAATTTCACGGCAAGTGCCGTGAACGCCACGAGCAACCGCATGCTGGAGCCGCATGGTCTCAGTCTGGCCCAATGGGTGGTCTTGTCGGCACTTTGGCGCCATGGCGACCTCAGTGTGAAGGAGCTCTCCGGCTACACGGGCAATGCACCACCTGCGACCTCGCGCATCGTCGATCGCATGATCGCAGCGGACTTGCTGGTGCGGGTGACTGATCCAAAGGATCGCCGGGCCGTGACCGTCGGCTTGACCGCTAAAGGCAAGGGGCTGAGGCACCTCGAGACATTTTTCGAGGATGTCAACTCAATGTTTCTGCAAGGTTTCTCTGAAGAAGAGACCGTTACGCTCTTCTCCTTGCTCAATCGCATCGAGGCGAACGGGAAAAAGCATGACGCGTCCGACGACTAG
- a CDS encoding CidA/LrgA family protein, with translation MLFHLCVILLCQLAGESLVVLLSLPIPGPVVGMALLFVGLVFHGTVPHGLSKVTDALLSNMSLLFVPVGSGILVHVALLKREIVPIAVALVISTLVAIAVTGVLMQWLSRKHVDEKSEEQV, from the coding sequence TTGCTATTCCATCTGTGTGTCATTCTTCTTTGCCAACTGGCCGGAGAATCGCTTGTCGTGCTTCTCTCGTTGCCCATTCCCGGACCGGTCGTAGGGATGGCGCTGTTGTTTGTCGGCCTCGTGTTCCATGGAACAGTTCCGCACGGCCTCTCCAAGGTGACCGATGCCTTGCTCAGCAACATGTCGCTGCTGTTCGTCCCCGTAGGCTCTGGCATCCTCGTTCATGTCGCACTGTTGAAGCGCGAGATCGTCCCGATTGCCGTTGCCCTCGTCATCAGCACGCTGGTCGCAATCGCCGTGACCGGGGTGCTCATGCAGTGGCTGTCGCGCAAGCATGTCGACGAGAAAAGCGAGGAGCAGGTCTGA
- the ybaK gene encoding Cys-tRNA(Pro) deacylase, protein MSTTTPATQVLKKASIDFELVEYDYDPDADRVGLQAAEAIGAAPSEVFKTLMIELDRKPVCAVVPSDCEVNMKKLAKAMGGKSAQMMRPTDAERMTGYKVGGISPLGQRRAIKTALDDSALGLKKIYINGGRRGYQIHITPQDLIGYLGCEVADLTR, encoded by the coding sequence ATGTCGACCACCACCCCCGCCACGCAGGTACTCAAGAAGGCATCCATCGACTTCGAACTCGTCGAGTATGACTATGACCCCGATGCCGACCGGGTCGGGTTGCAGGCTGCAGAAGCCATCGGAGCGGCACCATCAGAGGTGTTCAAGACCCTGATGATCGAGCTTGATCGCAAGCCGGTCTGCGCCGTGGTGCCATCCGATTGCGAGGTCAACATGAAAAAGCTGGCAAAGGCCATGGGCGGCAAGTCCGCCCAGATGATGCGGCCCACCGATGCCGAGCGCATGACCGGCTACAAGGTCGGCGGCATCAGCCCGCTCGGCCAGCGCCGCGCCATCAAGACAGCGCTCGATGACAGCGCCTTGGGTCTGAAGAAAATCTACATCAACGGCGGACGTCGCGGCTATCAGATCCATATCACCCCGCAGGATCTGATAGGCTACCTTGGCTGCGAAGTGGCCGACCTCACCCGCTAG